The DNA sequence GGTACAGGACAGGGGAACAGAAACACAATCCAGGGTGAGGGTGCTGGAGGTAAGGAGCAaccagggagggcttcccagggAAGCAAACAGCCCAATGTGGCCAAGGAGATGAAGAGCTGGAGGAGGACGCAcaaggcagaggggaaggcatgcaaggagggatggagaggagaggagcaggggtGGAAGTGGGAGGAACTGAGGAAGTTTTAGCACGGCTGGGGCAGACGTGAGCGGACCGAgtgtcccagtttgcccaggactgtcctGGTTTTAGAACTGAAAGTCTTGAGTCCCAGGAAACTGCTGACACCTGGGAAACCTGGAGTCACCCTAGCAGGCCAGCCGGGGGAGGAACAGCGGGGGAATGAAGCTGCATGGAGGAGGGGTATCCCAGAAGGCGAAGAGGGTAAGGAAGGGGCTGAAACAACTTCTTAGCCATTTTGCCCTGTCCCTAGACTGAAAGTGACATTTTTCCTGGAGTGGGAGGAGCGTGTGCCAGTTCTTAGTTCCTCTAAATGCCAAGACGTGTGGACTGTTGAGTCTCCAGCTGTCCTCAGGGATGCTGGTATCCCGTGTCCATGAGCAGAAGGAGAGTGGCTGTCTCATCCTTGCAGAGCATCTGGGGTTCCAGAcagctctcctcctccagggaggggcctTTCTCAGCGTCTCTCTGGCTTGGCCAActtccaccttctcctcctgggGTACGTTTCCCTGGCTGGTTGTTCCAGGGGGATTCTGGAAAGCTTAGTTAACTAGGAGTCTATAAGGAAATGAGATCTGAGGCCCACGCCAGGACAGTGCCCATCCACGGCCATCTCACCTGTCCATGGTGATCTGCCAGTAACCCTCGTTAGAAACAGGCACCCAGTGCAGGCTTCCAGTGTAGTAGGAAGGATCGATGCCACCGAACATCACCACACTGCCACTCTCGTCATCGCTGTTGAAAGTTGGGGGAAAAGACAGGAATTCACTTATTCAACTGAACATCTGCTGTGGGCGTCCTAAGAGATCCCCTTCACTGGGCTCTTGCCagtgccaggagctgtgctgaGTGTGACGGACAGGgtttcattcaatcctcacatcAACACCCAAACAGTGGACACTATTATTCTTGGTTCCACTAGACAGTGAGGAATCTCAGGCTCATAGAAGTGAGGcgatgtgcccaaggtcacacagcctggggGGGCCAGAACCAAGATGagaacccaggtctttctggtTCCAGTGTTGTGGTTCCACCACACCCTCACTCTCGTTGCTGTGGGGACCTCAAGAGAAGTGAATGTGGGACAGCGTTTGCTCTTGAGAACTTGATAGTAGAGTTCTCTGGTTCTCAGCCAGGGGCAgctttgcccccaggggacatttgccaAGGTCTGGGGACATTTTTCATTGCCATGATTGGGTTGGGGTAGGAAGTGCCACTGGTGTCTAGTATGTAGAGGCCATGCAGCCTGCtcaacattctacaatgcacaggacagccccccacagcaaGGAGTTGTGTGTCCAAAATGTCCACAGTGCTGAGATCGAGAAGCCCTGATCTAGTTGGGGAGAGAAGATGGCCCCAAGAAGTCTCTAAGTCCCATAAGGGCAGAGGATGTTTAGGAGCTGACTTGAATGTTAAGAGACCAAGAGGATAAAAGAGTCCACATGTTTTAGATTTCCTCCTTGTTACCGGAATATTCAGTTTCTGAATCTCTGCAGATTCTGGTTAGATAGGGAGGCAAATGTGGATGATAATAAGAAATGAATCATCAAAGTACTGGccacagaaaaatcattttgctcACCTCAGCCTACATCAACTTTCCTGTAAACATCTGACAGTATAATGCAACACAATGAGTGTAGAGCACAAGAGTTCACAATTGAAGAATAATATCAACAATGACCATGGCTTCAAAAGAGAAGGATGAGAGCATCAGAGGAAAGCTGAGTGCCTCGGGAAACTGACGACACCCTCAGATATTCCTGCATAACCTCGACTCAACCAAAACCAACACTggtttattctttattcattcttagaATTAACTCATAGTCACAACTGGAACCTAGGTTTTGTTAACAAATGACATAATCTTGCGTTCATCATTTGTTTCACTGCTTAAGATATATGTCTCCATCAAATCTTCTTTTCATCACTATGGAATTTTGGCCCCTGTTTTTAGTAGATTCATTTTAAATTGTGGTCTTTGGGGGGGCCAATGATGAGGGGACTGGGGCTAGAGAGCAAATGACTAGTGACATTTGAGTTGTGTAAGTTAAGGTGACAAAGACTCAGCTGGTAAATGAGATGAATGAAGATGCTTCATCAGAGAGAGATTTGGCCCCATTCTCTCCAAAGCTACACCTCTCAAGCCTTAGACACTGACCTTTCAAATCCCATGCTGACTGAgaccctctctccccacccagcgcCATACAGCCCTCCTCTGGGTCAGGTGACCGTGACCTCCCTGCCCAACTTACGAGCTCAGGTAGACGGAGAAGAGGTCTTGGGAAACCAGACCCTGGTCCCACATGTTGTCAAAGACGGGAGTGGCCCCGGAGGCGGAGATGCTGGGGTAGGCGAGACCCAGGATGCCGTCAAAGGGAGCGTAGTACAGGAAGGAGCCGGGCTCTGTCTCGCTCAGGCCGAAGATCTGGTTGGTGTCCTCGATGCCTCCGACCTGAGTGGGGGGGACCAAGATGTCCACAGTCAGCTTGTGTTGACTGAGCCCTGCAGGGCACCAGCCCTGGGCACAGAGTGTCCCTGGTTCATCTCATGTAGGACTTGTCTTCTTGGGCAtagggctggaaggaggggagagggatggtCTCTGGGAATGCTTCTTATTCTGCTGAAAGTAACCACTGTGGCTGATCTCCAGATGGACACAGTCTGCGAATTGGTGTGAGAATTTGCTGCAGAAAACACGGGTCCTTTGTGTTCCTGTGTCTAATGATGGGATACAAAGCAGACCCCAGGCAAATTAGAGCCCTTGATCCCAGCCACACCGAAGAGGGGGGGTGGCTTTGAAGCTTTAGAAGTGGAAGGGGCAGCAGgccaaaggcagagaaagagaaggaggtgCTTAAAGAGAACTAAGCCTTTTCCTACCTCGCTCCCCAATCCATAGTATTCAGCTTGGGTCGGGCTGAGGACAGCTAATAGCTCCAGGTGTAGCACCTCCTTACCCACTACTATCACACCTAGAAATGTCTGTGACATCTCTGCCACCTCTTCaccttcctcccccagccagaTTACTTTGGTGTCACTGAGATCCATATTGATGGAATGAGCCTATTCTGGGGGTGCATTGTGGCCCCCAGGGTCCCCAGAAGCTGGCCCTAGGGCTGAGCAGGAAGAGGTGGTGTGCCAGCAGGCACCCACCCTGACAGTGTCGTATCCAAGGACGCCTGTCATGCTCCCGGTACCGTAGGTGATGGAGACCGACTCACTGGTAGCCCGGTAGGTGGAGGAATCCTCAGGATTGAAGCGGTTGTGGTCGGCTGGGAGGACAAGAAGTGACATCATCAACCTCAAAACCCAAGCAAGAATCGTGGCCAGTGATGTCTTTCTGGGGGTGCTGCCTTGGTTTGGGGTGGGGCTTTGGAGTGGAAAGGTGCCCTTTCCCCATATGTTGGAGCCCAAACATCTCCAGGTTATGTTCCTGCCTGGTTGGACCAGTTGGCACCGACTGCCTGATGGAAGGTCCCCAGCCAACCCCACAGTCCTCCTAAGGACCCCAGGAAAACACTGAGCAGAGCGAGCCCACGGCTGCCCATGGCAGGAGCCCATTCACAGCACACTGCGAACAGCCCATGACACAGCTACAATGTCACGGTCACAGCTTTACAATGCTACAGCTCAAATTATGAAGGGGAGGATTCCAGGGGCCCCTCCACTGAATTAAAAGTCAGGTTAAAAAGCTGACAGAGGAAGGAACTGGAAACACTGTCCATGACTCCCAATGACAAACTCTCTTCCTTAGAAAaccaatgatttttcttttaaaagtgagaTCATGGTTCTCCTCAGTCATGCTTTTGAATCACTTTGTTTGTGAAGCTCTTGACCCTGCTGTCTCTCCTGTAGCCCTTTAGCCCCAAGACCCTTTGGGTCCCCTGGGCTGTGGTTGTTCAGGAGAGCTGCTATCTGCCATTGGACTGAATCCCTTTGGGGGCAGGGACGATGTGTGATTCACCCTCTATCCCCAGGGCACCTAATCCCAGTGCTGGGCATGTAGCTACTCAAGATATGCTTGcagagagaatccctgagggacTCCAGCAGGCTTGAAATTGGATCTATTAGAAGCCCCTGAGTGTTCAGTGCTCCCAGGTGAGCGGGCCCTGGGGTCCCGGGCAGGGCCAGGCACTCACAGCAGGCAAGACTGGAGCAGTAGGTCGAGGGCACCCACAGGTTGGAGGAGCCGGTGTCAAAGATGACAGTGAACTCCTGAGGGGGAGTTCCGATGCTGATGGTGCCGAAGTACGCCTCCTGCGGGGTGGGGACAGCACAGGTCACTCCCCATCCTGGGACTCCCCAGGGAGCAGGACCTCGTGGGGCTTCCCCTCAGCTCCCCACCCTCACTGCTCTCCTTGCCTTTCTCTCCCTGTCCAGTGCATCCATCCTTCAAAGCACAGCCtcgcctcccctcctccttgaCGTCTTCCCTGATTGCATCCCTGTTACCCTCTGTCTGTTTCTTCTAAGCACCATCAACAGCTAATAAGAATCTGCTGTCCCCTCTTCAGCTCTCCTCCTGAATGTCTTAGTCGTGCCATTCCAGAGAACACACCGTCTCAGAGGACAATAGGTAACCTGATAGCAGCCAGCAGAGTAAATGCTGAAATGCTGATTCAGTAAAATGTCGATCAGGAGATAAAGAAGTCAGGTAAAGATGGAAACCGCTGGAGATATCTTGTTCCTAAATCAAGGTGTGTACAGTGGGTTTTGagaaagggcttttttttttttttttttgtcaggattTTTATTCTTAGTGGCAGCCCTGTCTCCCTTGCCAGCAGGTCTAGCCACGCTGGTCTGGCTCTTCTTTGATGATGACAAGCTCGTTCccatcccagggcctttgcacttgctatgcCTACACAAGGAAAATCTTTCTTCTGGACCTTTCCTTGGTCTGCTCCTTCTCTTTAATCATTCAGAGCTCTAGTCAAAGATCACCTCCACcaagaggccctccctgaccacttcatgtaaatttgcccttcctcaattcttcttctttccattAGTCTAActaattgagttttcttttcatctcttgtcAATACATGACATTATCTTGcatacttatttatttgtgtcttatttgCCTTCTCTTCTATAATAAAGCTCCAGGAACTTGGCTTCTTCATCACTGTTTCCTTACCTCCGTGCACAGAGCCTCTGGCACATAGGagatgcttcataaatatttgttaagtgaataaatggaCTGACTTTACCAGGCTCTTACCaagagccaggccctgtgctaagcctCCAAAAAGCCATTACTTTGTTAGTtactcacaacaaccctctggTGGTAGATATCTGGGGTGCTGTTTGACAGACGAGCAAACTGGGGCTCGCTCTAAGAATTTAaatgacttgctgaaggtcacgTGGCTCGGAACCATTAGAGTCCAGATTCGCACCAGGTCTGGCAGATTTCACAGGCTAAGTTCTTAACCACAGGCAACAGTGCTTCCTATTGTTGACCCTGTGCCCTCACACAGGTGACACACAATATCTACCACAGGGCAGGGTGTTGCCATTGGGTCCCAAATGGAAGAGTCAGCCAGCTTCCTGAAACTCCACACTGATCGTGTCAACCCCCCTGGTTAAGATGATTCAGTGGCCATGAGAACACAGACCTCATCAGAGACTCTGATCTGGCTCCACCCACCGACCCCACAGGCCTCACTCTgcgcctccctccctctctgttctccctgaacactggcctcctttcttcAAATGCACTCTGCTCCCTGCTGTCTCAGGGGCTGGCAGAAGCTGTCCTGCTCTCTGGGACTCTTTTCTGTCCTCTCCAACCCCTGCTTCTCCTTCATTACCCCAGAGAGGTGTCCCTGCCCGCCACCTGCCACCCTCTCACAGTGTCACCTTCACTGCATAGCCCTCAGTCTGGCTGTACTTTGCATTGATGGTGATGCTCAGTGATGATGGTCTCTCCCTACTAGACTGGGAGCCCCATAGGGTAAGGGCTGTGCCTGGTTTTGTTCCCTGCTGCTTTCCCAGGgcccagcacggtgcctggcacataagaaggTGCTCTTCATCTAtaaacactgaatgaatgaatgaacgaacaaatgAAAGAGAGCAACGTCTCTGACTGTCAGATTTCCTGCCTTTCCTGTGCCTCTGAGATCCAGGGAGCAGACCCCTGGGTTACTTCCTTGGGGCTTAGAGCCTGGTCAAGCTTCCATGACCCCTGacacctcctctctcctctgagccaAGTCCTCGGAGCTGCACCCCCACACCACCTGCCCTGCACTCACATCCATGTAGTTCTCCAGGGGCTGGGTGTCCGCCAAGGTGGCGGCCTCCTTGGGGAAGTACTTGCTGGCTGGGTTGCGGGGATGCTGCTTGAGGAAGTCCTCCAGCAGGCCATTCTCGCGCAGGTTCTGCCTCAAGGACTTCTTTTTGACAAGTGGAACCCTGTGGCAGAGCatttgcaaatgggatggtttgGAGGAGGAAGTATAATTGGGGAAGGAGCCTACTCATGGGGTGCTGTGGAAGGCCCTGAAGGTAAAGGAAGCTTgtccaagagagaaagaaggaaggaagtcaagAGGGCAGATGCTCCCATTTTTTCTACCCTGTTTCAAAGAGGTTCAGTGGTTGCCCAAAGTCGCCTGGCCCAGTGATGGAGCTGGGAACCAAAGCCGCACTGGACTTGAGGACTGGGGCTGTTAACCACATCTACAGGACTGCCTCCacaaaagggcagagagagagacaagaaaggagACTCAAGTTGAGGGAACACAGGAAGCAGTTGTatgaaggaagaatggaagaagaaaaataagggaggaaaagaagacagggTGACAGGCAGTGAAGGGAAGCAGCCCCTTGGAAGCTGTTCTTCATGCAGCGTGTCCCCCAGACTCACTTGTAGATAAGGCACTCAGAGAGCGCCACCAagctgagcagcagcagccacttCATGGTTCTTCCTGGGTCCCAAGtctccagagaagggaagaagggtgGAAGGCGTATAGCAGAGGAAGGAGCTGCTCCTTATATACAGCACAAGTCCTCGGGAAACCTGCCTTATCAGCCTCCAAACGTCACCCATTATCCTAACCCCAAACAGAAAGGTTGCCGATAAGATTGTCCCTGCCCCTGTGCCATGTTCTGAGAAGTTTCCATTTGGGCAGCTTTCCATTGTAACCACATCCCACGATTAGGATGCACCTGCAGAGAACAAGAAATGGAGAGTTGGCTTATTTCTCAAATAATGAAAAGAGGCTGCATGGAAGCTTGTCAAGCTGAATATTTTGACAAAGTTGGTCTAAGGTGCACTTAACCTTGAACAGATGTCAAAGGAGCTCAGTGTACCCTGATTTCTCCTGGTGAGACAGATGCTGGGATTCTTGGTGAGCCAACCCCACTTAGCAATGGGCCACTTTCCTGTAGCTGCTAACCCAGAGCACATTTGTGGGTCAGTGGTTTGGGGAATCAGGACCGACCTCCCCacagaaatgtcattatgtggggTTCTTGGGTGTCTAACTAGCCTATGGGCCTTATTATGCTCTTGCATAATATTATGCTTATGACAATGGGGCCGAGTCCTGGGACAGTGGTGCGTGCAgtacagaggaagaggagggagcgAAACAAGTGGAAGAATGCTGCGTTCCTTTCCTGGAGGAAGCACACTTAAAAGAGGCCAGGTTTGTCTTTGGAATCTGTGCCCCTCACTTTCTGTACCCCTTCTCTTCCTACTGCTCTTCTCCCACGCTCTCAGGTTGCTGGAAGCCTCCACCTTTGAGATTCCACCTGGGTCTGACTCTCCCAGGAGCCCCATGCTTAAAACTTGCCTGAATCAGCTGCAATGGAGCAAAGCAACCTGGGAAAATTCATACTAGTGGGTGAATGACTTAGAAAGCTtgtcttcttaaaagaaaatgccTCCCAACCAATGGATTCTCTATTTTGTGGGATTTATCCAGTGGAGTGAAAACCAATTGAAGAATTGTGGAGGAGGGAGATCACCAGTCATTAGCTAGCCATATCTGGGGATGGGGTTCTGAAATCAGATTCTTATGAAGAGCTCTGGCTCCAGGGTcagagtttgaatcccagccctgaCTCTGAATAGCTGTAAGACCCGGGACTGGTGATCCAGTCTCCCTGAaactcaggttcctcatctgtgaagtgggattAATAGTACCACTAATTTCATAGGTTTGTACGAGGACTAAATATAAAGTGCTGACGagccacacacacagagcagatgaaatgaaaacaacagtCAACACCAAGTGCTGACGAGGATGCTGAGCACGTGGGACTTTCCTACAgtgcaggtgggaggggagagggcatagccgctgtggaaaacagctgagcagtttcttataaacGTGCAGTTACACTCAGCCATCTTGCTCCTGGCtatttactgaaaagaaatgaaaaatatatgtccCCACAAAGACCTGCAAGCAAATGTTTATAACAACTTTTTTCATAACTGCCCCAAACTCGAAACAACACGACTGTCCTTCAGCTTGTCCCTGGATGAGCAAGTGGTGGTGCAGCCGCACGGGGGACGAGCCGTCAGCAGTAGAGACAGAGGAGCTGCCGGGTGAATCTCACGAGTGTTGTGCTGAGTGAAGGAGGCCAAACCCCAAAGGCAACACTTGTAAGATTCTGTTTATGTGgcatctggaaaaggcaaaatactAAGAACGTAAAACAAGTCTGAGA is a window from the Equus quagga isolate Etosha38 unplaced genomic scaffold, UCLA_HA_Equagga_1.0 158947_RagTag, whole genome shotgun sequence genome containing:
- the LOC124233183 gene encoding pepsin A-like: MKWLLLLSLVALSECLIYKVPLVKKKSLRQNLRENGLLEDFLKQHPRNPASKYFPKEAATLADTQPLENYMDEAYFGTISIGTPPQEFTVIFDTGSSNLWVPSTYCSSLACSDHNRFNPEDSSTYRATSESVSITYGTGSMTGVLGYDTVRVGGIEDTNQIFGLSETEPGSFLYYAPFDGILGLAYPSISASGATPVFDNMWDQGLVSQDLFSVYLSSDDESGSVVMFGGIDPSYYTGSLHWVPVSNEGYWQITMDSVTVNRESIACSGGCQAIVDTGTSLLAGPTSAIDTIQSYLGFSEDSSGEGVISCSSIYSLPDIVFTLNGVEFPLRPSAYILEVRGLWASHLHVPP